The genomic segment TTCGAAGAAATCACCCGCATCGCCACCGTGTTTGTGGGCCGGGGCGTACGCAAAATCCGTTTGACGGGTGGTGAGCCTTTGCTGCGCAAAAACATCGAGATCCTGATCGAACAACTGGCCGCGCTGCGCACACCCGACGGCCAGCCGCTCGATTTGACCCTGACCACCAACGGATCGCTCTTGGCCCGCAAGGCCCAAAGCCTGAAAGACGCGGGCTTGCAACGCGTCACCGTCAGCCTAGATGGGCTGGACGACACGGTCTTTCGCCAAATGAACGACGTGGACTTTCCGGTGGCCGATGTGCTGGCCGGGATCGAGGCGGCGCGCGCTGCGGGTCTCCGGCCGATCAAGGTGAACATGGTGGTCAAGCGCGGCACCAACGCGCACGAAATCTTGCCCATGGCGCGGCATTTCAGAGGCACGGGCATTGTGCTGCGCTTCATCGAATACATGGACGTGGGCGCGACGAACGGCTGGCGCATGGACGAGGTGCTGCCCAGCGCCGACGTGATCCGCCTGCTGCAAACCGAGCTGCCTCTGGTGCCACTCGACCCCGCCGCCCCTGGCGAAACCGCCGAACGCTGGGGTTATGCCAATGCACAGGGTGAATACGACCCGTCTTTGGGGGAAGTGGGTGTGATCAGCAGTGTGACGCAGGCCTTTTGCGGCGACTGCAACCGCGCACGCCTGTCCACCGAAGGCCGCCTGTATTTGTGCCTGTTTGCCAGCCAAGGCTTCGATCTGCGCCAACTCTTGCGCGACCCCGCGCAAAGCGACGCCACACTGGCCGCAACGGTGGATGCCATCTGGCGCGGACGCACCGACCAATATTCGCGTCTGCGCAGCCTGCGCGCGCCCGACACCGCCAGCGGCAATGGCCGTCGGGTGGAAATGAGCTACATCGGAGGCTGAAGGCCATGAACCACCACACACCAGGCATCACCGGCCTGATCCTCTCAGGCGGGCGCGGCTCGCGCATGGGCGGCATCGACAAGGGCCTGCAAAATTTTCGTGGCCTGCCCCTGGCCCTGCAAACCCTGATGCGTCTGCAGCTGCAAAGCCTGCCGCTGCAAGAAGTACTGATCAACGCCAACCGCAACCTGTCCGCCTATGAATCGCTGGGTGTGCCGGTGTGGCCCGACAGCATCGACGGTTTTGCCGGGCCGCTGGCGGGTTTCCTCACGGGTCTGGAGCGCTGCGAAACCCCGCTCTTGCTCACCGTGCCTTGCGACACACCGCTGTTTCCGCTGGATCTGGTGGAACGCCTCGAACAAGCCATGCAGGATCAAGCCGCCGACATGGCCATGGCCGCCGCACCCGAGGGCGATGGCGCGGTGCGCCCGCAGCCGGTGTTTTGCCTGCTCAAAACCGAGCTGCTGGAGAGCCTGGTGAAGTTCACCCAAGGCGGTGGCCGCAAGATCGACGCCTGGACCGCTCAGCACCGCTGCGCGATCGTGCCTTTTGACTTGCCCGGCGACAGCCCGCAGGCCTTTGCCAATGCCAACACCCTGGCCGAGTTGCAACAGCTCGAAGCCCTCTGAATTCCTTGGCCACACAATGGCCGCGCCGACCATGACCACGCCACTGACGCCCTCCTTGACCCTGAATGAGATCGCCGAACGCCTGCAAGGCTACGACCCACAGGCTCTCTCGGCCCGCCATGTGAACGACTTTTTGGCCCAGCTGGTGCAGCCGGTGCGCGAACAAGAAACCTTACCGCTGATGCAAGTCCATGGCCGCATCTTGGCGCAGGATGTGGTCTCGCCCATCAGCGTGCCACCGCACGACAATTCGGCCATGGACGGCTACGCGCTGCGCGGCGCTGAACTTTTGAGTGACGCCCCCACCCCTTTGACCGTAGTGGGCACAGCGTTTGCCGGTGCCGCCTGGCAAGGCACTGTGAATGCGGGCGAGTGCGTGCGCATCATGACCGGGGCCATCATGCCTGCTGGGCTGGACACCGTGGCCCCCCAGGAGCTGGTGCAGGTGGCAGGCGACTCAGTGCACATCCCGCCCGGCCTGCTGCAAGCGGGGGACAACCGGCGCCTGTTGGGCGAAGACTTGATGGCCGGACAGCCCGCACTGCACGCAGGCACCCGCCTCACCCCTGCCGCCTGCGGTCTGCTGGCCAGCCTGGGCTTGCCCAGCGTGCCTGTCTGGCGCAGGCCCAAAGTGGCCTACTTTTCGACCGGTGACGAAATCCTGAGCCTGGGCGATGCGCCCCGAGAAGGCGCGGTCTATGACAGCAACCGCTACACCGTGGCGGGCATGCTGCAGGCGCTGGGCTGCGAGCTGATCGACATGGGCGTGGTGCGCGACGACCCTGTCGCACTGGAAGAGGCCTTCTTGGGTGCTGCCGAACAGGCTGACGCCATCATCACCAGCGGTGGCGTCAGCGTGGGCGAGGCCGACCACACCAAAGCCATGATGAAAAAACTCGGTGATGTGGCCTTTTGGCGCATCGCCATGCGCCCGGGCCGCCCCATGGCGGTGGGGCGCATTCAGCGCGGCGAACGCTCGGCCGTGTTGTTTGGTCTGCCCGGCAACCCGGTGGCCGTCATGGTCACCTTTGCGGCCTTTGTGCGCCCCGCCCTGCAGCAACTCATGGGCTGGCATGCGCCTGCCCTGCCACTGCTCAAAGCGAAAAGCACTGAGGCCCTGCGCAAAAAACCCGGCCGCACCGAATACCAGCGGGGCATCGTCAGCACCGATGCTGCGGGCCAGTTGCAAGTCAGCATCACCGGCAACCAGGGCTCGGGCGTGCTCAGCTCCATGGTGCAGGCCAACGGCCTGATCGTGCTGGGCCACGCCCAAGGCAACGTGGCCGTGGGCGACGAGGTGGATGTGATGATGTTTGACGGGCACCTGTAAGACCTTGTGCGGATGTCCGATGGCCCGCCAATGGAGCCTACCCGCAAAGTGTCTACAACGCGTTCAGCCTATGCCAGTTGCGGATCGTCGGATCTGGTCTTGATCACATCGTCTCCCCGATCATGTGCGCAGCTTCACCCAGAGCAGACTTTGCGTATAGGTATTCTTCAAAACAGCTGCCTGCATGCTTGATGGTGTGTGACTCTGGGTCCTTGAAGCAGTCTTCGGCCTTGGCCGGCATCAGGATGGCAGCCAGCAGCTAAGGCTTGCCAGCTTTGGGTTTACCGTCTAGCCCCCCTGCTGTTGCGATCAACATCATGGCTTCGACCTCATCCGTGTTGGTGACGCTGTGCATGAACCGGTCATCTGTGCTTTAAGTTCGGCCTCGGTGGTCTGCACGTGAGTACATAACTCATGGCTTTAGGCTGTTGGCCTTGATCTTGATCTCGTTGCCATCGACCACAATGTCGCCCCGCTTGTGCAACCCCATCTCGCGTTCTGGGAGCACCGCCCAGATAAACAATTCAGTGAATTCAGCCACTGGCAGCAGCCGAAAGCCCCGTATCGTCTGATGCGTCGAAAGTTGGCTGCCCAAAGTCGCCTAAGGGAAATCCTTAGGTTTCGAAGTCGAAAATGGCCTTGCGAAATCGAAAGAACCTGCCATCATTGGTTCATCCAGTTGAATACAGGTTTTGGGAATTCACATGAGCCCCATCAGTTTTTCGGTTCAGGGAAAGCATGTCTTGATCAGCGGTGGTTGCGGAGGAATTGGCAGCGCCTTCGCCCACGCGTTCCTTGAACAGGGCGCCAATGTGATCGTCACAGACCTCAAGCCGCCGCCAGACGACCTGATCCGTGCAGGCGCACGTTTCGAGCCACTGGATGTGACCAGCGATGAAGGGGTGGTGGCGTTATCGAAAAAAATCGACAAGCTTGATGTGTTGATTCACTGCGCCGGAAAGCTCAAACGCTGGGAGGAGCATCAGCCTGAAGTCTTTCGCGAGATCGTCGACATCCACCTTTTCGGCAATGTACGTCTAGCCGCCGCCTTCAGGCCCCAATTGAAAGCAACACAGGGCTGCCTAATCAACATTGCCTCAATGTACAGTTACTTTGGCGCCCCCCAAGTGCCCGCCTATGCTGCGGCCAAGACGGCTATCGTTGGACTGACCCGGTCATTGGCCTTGGCCTACGCCGAAGACGGGATTCGGGTGAACGCGATTGCTCCTGGCTGGATCGCCACCGACATTAGCCGCGGCGGGCGAGAAAACCCCGAATTCAACGACAAACTCATGACACGCTTGCCCAACAAGCGGTGGGCGGAGCCAGAGGAACTGGCTGGCACGGCGATATTCCTCGCATCCTCCGCTTCGGCGTTGATCAATGGGGTGACGATTCCAGTAGATGGCGGCTACACCTCCGCCTGATTTCGCAAGTAGTGTTGGTACATAGGCGTTTTAACAAAAAGGAGTTCAAGATGAGGCATACCCTTGGCGTTCTGGCCGCTGCGGCCGCGATGGTTTTCAGTTCTGGTTCTGCCGTTGCGCAGGCCTTCAACTGGAAAAAACACGACGGACAGACAATCAATCTGCTCCTGAACAACCACCCTTGGTCGCAGGCGATCAAGGACATGTCAGGCGATTTCACCGCCAAGACGGGTATCAGGCTGCGCGTGGAGATCTTCAACGAAGAACAATACCGCGCCCGCCTGAACACCATGCTGCAGGCCAAATCCAGCGATATCGATGTGTTCATGTCGCTTAAGTTCCGTGAAGGTGCCATGTACGACAAGGCTGGTTGGTACGCCAACTTGAGCCCGCTTCTTGCGTCATCGGCCTCAACCTCGCCCGATTTCAACTTCACCGACATCGGCGAAGGTCTTCGTCGCGCTGAGACAATCGGCGACAAGCTGGTGGGCCTCCCTATCAACCTTGAAGGTCCCCTCTTTTACTGGAACAAGGAGATCTTTCAAAAGTGCAATGTGGCAGAACCCATGTTTCTGGAAGACCTGCCAGAAGCTGCTGCCAAACTCAAGGCTTGCCCTGCCCGCGGTGACGCGACGGTTTGGGCCGCACGCGGTATCCGCGGTGCGATCTCTTATGCGGTCTCAGGTTTCATCTACAACAGCGGCGGCGATTTTTCGGGGGCCAATGGCAAGCCAAGCATGTGCAACCCGAACAGTATCAAGGGAGCAGAACTCTATGCGACGCTGCTCAAGGACTACGGACCTCCCGGTGCCGCCAACCACACCTTCACCCAAGTGATTGAAATGCTGGGCCAAGGAAGGCTGGCAATGACGCACGAATCTTCCAATGAATTCGCCAACATCATGAAGTTCCCTGGGCGAGACAAGGACATCGGCATCAAAGTGCTGCCCAAGGGAAAGGCTACCGGCATTTCCAAGCCCATTGTGTTCGGTTGGGGCGTTTCGGTGTCCAACTTCTCAACCAAGAAGGACGCAGCATGGTTCTTTCTGCAATGGGCCACCAGCGCAGAGATGCAGACTAAGCTTGTCAAGAACGGCGTAGCACCCCCACGCGCATCGGTGTTCAATGGCCCAGAGTTTAAGACGTGGACCACGGAGTTGCCCGTACGTCAGTCCTGGGCCAATGCGTTGGTCGAGATCAGCAAGACCGGAACGGCCATCTCTTACCCACCCACAGAGCGTGTAGTTGAAGCACGCGAGATGGTAGGTGCCGCCGTCCAAAAGGTCTTCTTGGGACAAGGCAACGCAAAGGACACCTTGTGCGCGCTTGACGGCGAATTGGCCAAACTGCAGTAAGACATAAAGCAATGAAGGCACAGCGGGCGGCATCACTCCACGGGCTTATGTGGCCCGCAGTGGCCTTCGTCATATTGATGGTGGTATTTCCATTCGGCTATGCCTTTTGGCTGAGCCTGATGGATTACAAAATCGGACAGCCCCACCAATTTATCGGTCTGGGTAACTATAGGGCGCTCCTGATCGACGAACAGTTCTGGAATGGAGCGCGACTGAGTGCAATCCTTTATGTCAGTGCACTCGCAGTGCAACTCGTTTTAGGAGTTGCCTTGGGGATGCTTTTGCACCGCGTGCAGGTCATGCGTGGCCTGCTACGGACACTGATGGTCTCGCCTTTTATGCTCCCTCCGGTGGTCATCGGAATGATGTCCATCGTGATTCTCGACCCTGGCATGGGGGTTGCTAATTTTTTACTGAAGTCAGCCAACCTGCCAACCAGTCTTTTCTTGGCTTCCACCGATTACGTGATCTTCACTGTAGTGATGATTGATACTTGGCAGTGGACGCCTTTTGTGGCCCTGATCGTACTGGGCGGGTTGCAGTCGCTGCCCACGAAAATTTATGAAGCAGCGTCTATCGATGGTGCCACGGGATGGCGTGAATTTTTTTACATCACCCTGCCAATGTTAGGCCCCACGATCTTGACCGCCGCTGTGCTTCGCAGCGTTGACCTGCTGCGCTTTTTTGATGTGATATACATCACCACACAGGGCGGACCGGGCTATGCCTCCTCAACCCTCAATATCTACGCTTATCGCAAAGCGTTCGAATTTTCAGACTTGGGCTACGCGTCAGCCCTGATGATCACATTGAGCACCATCGTACTGGGTGCTGTGCTGGTGTTTTCGCAAATGCGAAAGAAGGTGACTTGGTGAGAAAAATCCTCCTAAAGTACCTGATGGGGCTTCAAGTTTTCATCTTGTGCATCGCACTTTTTGCCCCCATTGCATGGATGATTTTGGCCAGTTTCAAGAACCGCGCCGACATCACCAAGTATCCACCCCAGCTGCTTTTTACGCCTACCCTGGAAAACTACACCCAGCTGTTCACTAGAACTGATTTTTTGGAAAACACCCTCAATAGTTTTTATGTCGCTGGGGGCTCCACCTTGCTAGGCTTGTTACTGGCGGTGCCAGCAGCCTATGCCATCTCTTGGCACCGGCTGGTCTGGCCAGCCACCCTGACCCTGTTCGCTCGCATGGCACCCGGCACGCTGTTTTTGTTGCCGTGGTTCATCATGTTTTCCAATGTTGGTCTGTCCGGCACCCACTTCGCTCTGATCATCACGCACGCGGTGATCACCGTGCCCATCGCCTTGTGGACCTTGCTCCCACACTTTGATGGTCTGCCAAGGGAGTTGACTGAGAGCGCTCAAATCGACGGCTGCGGTGCACTCAAGATTTTGCTGCTTATTGCCCTGCCAGTCGTGATGCCAGGGCTGATTGTGGCGGTGATCCTGTCCTTCATCTTCTCGTGGAACTATTTCCTTTTTGCGCTCGCACTTTCAGGCATCTCCTCAAAGACGGCTATTGTTGCGTCCTTTAATTTCATCGGCGAAGGTGTGACCAACTGGGGGGCACTCATGGCAGCCGCCACAGTCATCGCCCTGCCACCGATCATCCTGACCTTTGTGATCCAGCGAAAACTGGTGGCAGGTCTTGCCTTTGGCGCAGTGAAAGGTTGATGACATGAAGGCAGCGAGGTTTGATGGCGAAGGCCAAATTTCGATCGCAGAGGTCCCTACACCCGTCGCCCCCGCTGGTGAGGTGTTGCTTCGGGTTAAGGCATGCTCTCTTTGTGGAAGCGACTTGCGCCCGTGGCGCAAGGGCTGGCCAGTGACGCCTGGGCACGAAATTTTTGGGATCGTCCAACATCCCGGTCATGCCCTTCATGGGAAAAGGTGCTTGGTTTACATCCCTGTCTGGTGCGGCCAATGTCCTGAATGCTTAGCCGGTCAACACCACATTTGCCGTAACGCCAACGAACTGATTGGTTGGCAAAGGCCTGGTGGCTACGCGCAATATGTCAGCGTGCCTGATCAATGCCTCTTGCCGGTACCCGATGACATCCCTGATCATCTGGCCCCCTTGCTGCTGGATACGATCGGTACGGCCGGTCACGGTGTTCGCCTGAGCCGCAAGATCGTCAATTCGGGCAAAGCATTGGTGATGGGCGCTGGCCCTATCGGGCTGGGGGGATTGCTGGTTCTACAGAACTTTGGCTTTGAGCGAGTTGAGGTGTTTGATCCGAATCGATTTCGTCGCGAATTTGCCGCTTCACTCGGTGCTGTCGCGCTGGAATCGGTAGACCTTACTGCGGCCTACGATCTTGTCCTAGAGTGCAGCGGCAAGGATGCCGGGCGCCAGACTGCCCTAGAGGCGGTCAGAGCCCATGGCGCTGTGGTGCAATTGGGTGAATCTGACACATGGCAGGTCCATGAGACGAAGGCTATTCGGCGCAAGGATTTTTACTACATCCGCTCGTTTTACTTCCCAATCAGCGAGTACGCAGAAAACATCGAGATTCTGCGCAAGAAAAGACCCCAATTCGAGCAACTGGTCGATGCTCAAGTCCCTCTGGAGGGTCTTTCTGACCTGTTCGTTAGATTTGCAGCAGGCGACCGCATCAAGCCCCAACTTCATATTCATGATTGATTACCCTATGGCTGGCGTCACCATTCGCAATGTCAAAAAGAACTACGGCGACGTCAAGGTCATTCGTGATCTGAGCGTTGAAATTCAAGCCGGCGAATTTCTAGTCTTTGTCGGACCATCAGGATGCGGGAAATCCACACTCCTGCGCATGATCGCTGGACTCGAGAGTTTTGAGTCTGGCGAAATCCATATCAATGGCAATCGCGTCAATGACCTGCACCCGAGCAAGCGCGACATCGCCATGGTCTTCCAAGAGTACGCACTGTATCCGCACATGTCAGTAAGAAAGAACATGGGATTTGGGCTGAAGATGCGTGGCTACCCAGCGCAAGAAATCGACCAGCGCATCGACAGCGCAGCGGCGATTTTGCAGATCGAACCTTTGCTCGAACGCAAGCCGCGAGAACTCTCTGGCGGCCAGCGCCAACGTGTGGCAATGGGTCGCGCCATTGTGCGAAACCCCCAGGTTTTTTTGTTCGATGAGCCGCTGTCCAACCTAGATGCCAAGCTTCGCGTGGACATGCGAAGCGAGATCAAGGCGCTCCATCAGCGCTTAAAAACCACTTCAGTCTATGTCACCCATGACCAGGTCGAGGCGATGACCATGGCTGACCGAATCGTCGTGCTCAATAAGGGTGAAATTGAGCAAGTGGGCACCCCACTGGAGCTTTACAACGCCCCGGTTTCGCGCTTTGTCGCCGGCTTCCTTGGCTCGCCGCCGATGAACTTTTTACCGGTGCAATTGCAGCCAAATCGTATCGACCTGCCAAACGGTCAGTCGATACCTTATGCGGGCTCTTTTTTGGGCGCTGCGGACTTGGGGATCCGGCCAGAAAACTTGTCTGTCGTACCTGACGGAGAAAATGCACACCTCAGTGGCGAAGTATCCCTGATCGAGCCCCTTGG from the Limnohabitans sp. 2KL-27 genome contains:
- the moaA gene encoding GTP 3',8-cyclase MoaA, coding for MSERVIPLVDQRHPSLPLPTPMAGQDLSTLPLDGLRRPLTDLRISVTDRCNFRCSYCMPKEVFDKDYAYLPHSHLLSFEEITRIATVFVGRGVRKIRLTGGEPLLRKNIEILIEQLAALRTPDGQPLDLTLTTNGSLLARKAQSLKDAGLQRVTVSLDGLDDTVFRQMNDVDFPVADVLAGIEAARAAGLRPIKVNMVVKRGTNAHEILPMARHFRGTGIVLRFIEYMDVGATNGWRMDEVLPSADVIRLLQTELPLVPLDPAAPGETAERWGYANAQGEYDPSLGEVGVISSVTQAFCGDCNRARLSTEGRLYLCLFASQGFDLRQLLRDPAQSDATLAATVDAIWRGRTDQYSRLRSLRAPDTASGNGRRVEMSYIGG
- the mobA gene encoding molybdenum cofactor guanylyltransferase MobA; translated protein: MNHHTPGITGLILSGGRGSRMGGIDKGLQNFRGLPLALQTLMRLQLQSLPLQEVLINANRNLSAYESLGVPVWPDSIDGFAGPLAGFLTGLERCETPLLLTVPCDTPLFPLDLVERLEQAMQDQAADMAMAAAPEGDGAVRPQPVFCLLKTELLESLVKFTQGGGRKIDAWTAQHRCAIVPFDLPGDSPQAFANANTLAELQQLEAL
- the glp gene encoding gephyrin-like molybdotransferase Glp produces the protein MTTPLTPSLTLNEIAERLQGYDPQALSARHVNDFLAQLVQPVREQETLPLMQVHGRILAQDVVSPISVPPHDNSAMDGYALRGAELLSDAPTPLTVVGTAFAGAAWQGTVNAGECVRIMTGAIMPAGLDTVAPQELVQVAGDSVHIPPGLLQAGDNRRLLGEDLMAGQPALHAGTRLTPAACGLLASLGLPSVPVWRRPKVAYFSTGDEILSLGDAPREGAVYDSNRYTVAGMLQALGCELIDMGVVRDDPVALEEAFLGAAEQADAIITSGGVSVGEADHTKAMMKKLGDVAFWRIAMRPGRPMAVGRIQRGERSAVLFGLPGNPVAVMVTFAAFVRPALQQLMGWHAPALPLLKAKSTEALRKKPGRTEYQRGIVSTDAAGQLQVSITGNQGSGVLSSMVQANGLIVLGHAQGNVAVGDEVDVMMFDGHL
- a CDS encoding SDR family NAD(P)-dependent oxidoreductase; the protein is MSPISFSVQGKHVLISGGCGGIGSAFAHAFLEQGANVIVTDLKPPPDDLIRAGARFEPLDVTSDEGVVALSKKIDKLDVLIHCAGKLKRWEEHQPEVFREIVDIHLFGNVRLAAAFRPQLKATQGCLINIASMYSYFGAPQVPAYAAAKTAIVGLTRSLALAYAEDGIRVNAIAPGWIATDISRGGRENPEFNDKLMTRLPNKRWAEPEELAGTAIFLASSASALINGVTIPVDGGYTSA
- a CDS encoding ABC transporter substrate-binding protein, translated to MRHTLGVLAAAAAMVFSSGSAVAQAFNWKKHDGQTINLLLNNHPWSQAIKDMSGDFTAKTGIRLRVEIFNEEQYRARLNTMLQAKSSDIDVFMSLKFREGAMYDKAGWYANLSPLLASSASTSPDFNFTDIGEGLRRAETIGDKLVGLPINLEGPLFYWNKEIFQKCNVAEPMFLEDLPEAAAKLKACPARGDATVWAARGIRGAISYAVSGFIYNSGGDFSGANGKPSMCNPNSIKGAELYATLLKDYGPPGAANHTFTQVIEMLGQGRLAMTHESSNEFANIMKFPGRDKDIGIKVLPKGKATGISKPIVFGWGVSVSNFSTKKDAAWFFLQWATSAEMQTKLVKNGVAPPRASVFNGPEFKTWTTELPVRQSWANALVEISKTGTAISYPPTERVVEAREMVGAAVQKVFLGQGNAKDTLCALDGELAKLQ
- a CDS encoding carbohydrate ABC transporter permease, which produces MDYKIGQPHQFIGLGNYRALLIDEQFWNGARLSAILYVSALAVQLVLGVALGMLLHRVQVMRGLLRTLMVSPFMLPPVVIGMMSIVILDPGMGVANFLLKSANLPTSLFLASTDYVIFTVVMIDTWQWTPFVALIVLGGLQSLPTKIYEAASIDGATGWREFFYITLPMLGPTILTAAVLRSVDLLRFFDVIYITTQGGPGYASSTLNIYAYRKAFEFSDLGYASALMITLSTIVLGAVLVFSQMRKKVTW
- a CDS encoding carbohydrate ABC transporter permease produces the protein MRKILLKYLMGLQVFILCIALFAPIAWMILASFKNRADITKYPPQLLFTPTLENYTQLFTRTDFLENTLNSFYVAGGSTLLGLLLAVPAAYAISWHRLVWPATLTLFARMAPGTLFLLPWFIMFSNVGLSGTHFALIITHAVITVPIALWTLLPHFDGLPRELTESAQIDGCGALKILLLIALPVVMPGLIVAVILSFIFSWNYFLFALALSGISSKTAIVASFNFIGEGVTNWGALMAAATVIALPPIILTFVIQRKLVAGLAFGAVKG
- a CDS encoding alcohol dehydrogenase catalytic domain-containing protein — protein: MKAARFDGEGQISIAEVPTPVAPAGEVLLRVKACSLCGSDLRPWRKGWPVTPGHEIFGIVQHPGHALHGKRCLVYIPVWCGQCPECLAGQHHICRNANELIGWQRPGGYAQYVSVPDQCLLPVPDDIPDHLAPLLLDTIGTAGHGVRLSRKIVNSGKALVMGAGPIGLGGLLVLQNFGFERVEVFDPNRFRREFAASLGAVALESVDLTAAYDLVLECSGKDAGRQTALEAVRAHGAVVQLGESDTWQVHETKAIRRKDFYYIRSFYFPISEYAENIEILRKKRPQFEQLVDAQVPLEGLSDLFVRFAAGDRIKPQLHIHD
- a CDS encoding ABC transporter ATP-binding protein; amino-acid sequence: MAGVTIRNVKKNYGDVKVIRDLSVEIQAGEFLVFVGPSGCGKSTLLRMIAGLESFESGEIHINGNRVNDLHPSKRDIAMVFQEYALYPHMSVRKNMGFGLKMRGYPAQEIDQRIDSAAAILQIEPLLERKPRELSGGQRQRVAMGRAIVRNPQVFLFDEPLSNLDAKLRVDMRSEIKALHQRLKTTSVYVTHDQVEAMTMADRIVVLNKGEIEQVGTPLELYNAPVSRFVAGFLGSPPMNFLPVQLQPNRIDLPNGQSIPYAGSFLGAADLGIRPENLSVVPDGENAHLSGEVSLIEPLGADTLITIKTGVHKIVARVIGASSMRLGEQAGLTWRAQDHHLFEGASGQRLT